GCGTCGATGTTGATGTTGCCCGCGCCTTCGGTCTTGGCGCCCTCCCACTCGAAGCCCAGGCCAAAGCCGAGATCGCGGCTGGTGGAGCGGTTGCGCTCGGATTCGTTCTTGAAGCGGGCGCGATCGTCGATCGAGATCTCCACGGTCAGGATGTCGCCCGGCCTCAGAGCGCGCGGATCGGTGAACAGGCGGCTCTGGCGATCGTTCCAAAGCGAGAAGCGTCCGGGAGCCGCTGACGGCGCATCCGGATATTGCGAGATCGAGCCGGTGGTGTCGTCGATGCCGCTGCCGACCGGCGACAGCGCCGGCGGCCTGCCGATCTCGTTGACGGGCGTGGCGCAGCCGTAGAGCGCGGCGAGGAACAGCAAGGGAAGCGTGCGGCGGATCATGTTGGGTCTTCCCGTCT
This portion of the Mesorhizobium shangrilense genome encodes:
- the flgH gene encoding flagellar basal body L-ring protein FlgH; the protein is MIRRTLPLLFLAALYGCATPVNEIGRPPALSPVGSGIDDTTGSISQYPDAPSAAPGRFSLWNDRQSRLFTDPRALRPGDILTVEISIDDRARFKNESERNRSTSRDLGFGLGFEWEGAKTEGAGNINIDANTEASGAGTTERSERLELSVAAVVTQVFPNGNMMIQGSQEVRVNAELRILTIGGIVRPSDIGPNNTIPYERIAEARISYGGRGRLTEVQQPPYGTQILDNISPF